From one Gemmatimonadaceae bacterium genomic stretch:
- a CDS encoding porin — protein MTGHSRPARCRRFLAAAGLLSLAAAPVSGAQDSVPRTAPPPARPWYEKISVRGYGQVRYNRLLETNPQLACEQCDRSWGDLGGVFIRRARIIFSGQVHRRVFVYLQPDFASSAGTTNHLGQLRDWYADVGLDARNEFRVRIGQSKVPFGYENMQSSQNRLPLDRADATNSASANERDLGAFVYWAPARVRERLRTLVSEGLKGSGDYGVLALGVFNGQTANRAEANNGQHVVARVAYPLRAGHQVIEPAVAAYTGRYVVTADQRSTGVKGRRDWNYRDERMVASLSIAPQPFGVLAEWNAGRGPEFNPATDSIETRRLRGGFVTATYRVRSGTQLFFPFVRYQVYDGGKKQERDARSYRVRDVEAGVEWQPSPAFELTAEMYWGDRRFEDFQRQANTQRGRLLRLQAQFNY, from the coding sequence ATGACAGGACACTCCCGCCCCGCTCGTTGTCGCCGTTTTCTGGCAGCCGCTGGTCTCCTGTCGCTCGCCGCCGCCCCCGTATCCGGTGCGCAGGACTCGGTGCCGCGCACGGCGCCACCGCCGGCCAGGCCGTGGTACGAGAAGATCAGCGTGCGCGGCTACGGACAGGTGCGCTACAACCGCCTGCTCGAGACGAACCCGCAACTGGCCTGCGAGCAGTGCGACCGCAGCTGGGGTGACCTTGGCGGCGTGTTCATCCGCCGCGCGCGCATCATCTTCTCGGGCCAGGTGCACCGCCGCGTGTTCGTGTACCTGCAGCCCGACTTCGCCAGCTCGGCCGGCACCACCAACCATCTCGGCCAGCTCCGCGACTGGTACGCCGATGTCGGCCTCGATGCCCGCAACGAGTTCCGCGTGCGCATCGGCCAGAGCAAGGTGCCGTTCGGCTACGAAAACATGCAGAGCAGCCAGAACCGGCTGCCGCTGGACCGCGCCGATGCGACGAACAGCGCCAGCGCGAACGAGCGGGACCTCGGTGCGTTCGTCTACTGGGCGCCGGCGCGGGTGCGTGAGCGACTGCGCACGCTGGTGAGCGAGGGGTTGAAGGGAAGCGGCGACTACGGTGTGCTGGCGCTCGGCGTGTTCAACGGGCAGACCGCGAACCGTGCCGAGGCGAACAACGGGCAGCATGTCGTGGCGCGGGTGGCATACCCGCTCCGCGCCGGGCACCAGGTGATCGAGCCTGCGGTGGCCGCCTACACCGGCCGGTACGTCGTGACCGCCGACCAGCGCAGCACGGGCGTGAAGGGCCGCCGCGACTGGAACTACCGTGACGAGCGCATGGTGGCATCACTGTCGATCGCGCCGCAGCCGTTCGGGGTGCTGGCCGAGTGGAATGCCGGGCGCGGTCCCGAGTTCAATCCTGCCACCGACAGCATCGAGACGCGCCGGCTGCGCGGGGGATTCGTGACCGCGACCTACCGTGTGCGGTCGGGGACGCAGCTCTTCTTCCCGTTCGTGCGCTACCAGGTGTACGACGGCGGCAAGAAGCAGGAGCGCGATGCCCGCAGCTACCGCGTGCGTGACGTGGAGGCCGGGGTGGAGTGGCAGCCGTCACCGGCGTTCGAGCTGACGGCGGAGATGTACTGGGGTGACCGTCGCTTCGAGGACTTCCAGCGGCAGGCCAACACGCAGCGCGGACGGCTGCTGCGGCTGCAGGCGCAGTTCAACTACTGA
- a CDS encoding DUF2809 domain-containing protein, producing MPDPLPVRLRFLLLAVLTMAVGLWVHRGGGTSPAVRDVLGDALWAMMIAWGMGTLAPGLSPGRRAVLALAVCAAVELSQLLHSPWLDAVRRTAAGRLVLGSDFDGRDLLAYAVGVGVAWGLERTLRSGRR from the coding sequence GTGCCTGACCCGCTCCCCGTCCGACTGCGATTCCTGCTGCTGGCCGTGCTGACGATGGCGGTCGGGTTGTGGGTGCACCGCGGGGGCGGGACGTCGCCGGCAGTCCGGGACGTGCTCGGGGATGCCCTCTGGGCGATGATGATCGCCTGGGGGATGGGGACCCTCGCACCGGGATTGTCGCCGGGGCGTCGCGCGGTCCTGGCCCTGGCTGTCTGCGCGGCGGTGGAGCTCAGCCAGCTCCTGCACAGCCCCTGGCTGGACGCCGTACGGCGGACGGCGGCCGGCCGGCTGGTGCTCGGCAGCGACTTCGACGGGCGCGACCTGCTGGCCTACGCGGTCGGGGTCGGCGTGGCGTGGGGGCTGGAACGGACGCTCCGGTCGGGACGGCGCTGA
- a CDS encoding polysaccharide biosynthesis protein, translating into MLKNIGANWALALLKMATAFVLMPYTIRMLGTEQYSVWILIGSITGYMALMILGVPAASARFMAKAAAEKDHAKLNDYIASFASLYLLLGAICVAVGVGLYFALTRLFEIPAEFQSHAQAAFAIVIGTTAAGFVLQLPYAIFSAHHEFVGSNTVLATTTLFRFVATFALLRWWPSVIVVAAIQGVALVLEFALAWAMIGRKYPHIRLRFGALRWTTLREILGFSLFVMVLSVGAQLSYQTDALVIGRFLHVGQIAFFAVANNLALYYIEFLVGIASVVMPMTTRLQTEGNHDGLRELFLKWSKIALGLSMIGGLFLIVLGPRFLAWWVGPTFEEPAGRVLQILMTSYLVYLPVRAVSQPMLIGLGMPNKPAMGFLVAGVSNLILSITLAQKYGIAGVALGTAIPNAAYAIYLASVTCRAIQLPFATYFRYVYGRAGIAAVPVMAVLYAFRVGLDARTFVELAVAGTTSAVLCVALWFGVIVRGDKYLGNSFAQVRARFAK; encoded by the coding sequence ATGCTGAAGAACATCGGGGCCAACTGGGCGCTGGCCCTGCTCAAGATGGCGACGGCGTTCGTGCTGATGCCCTACACCATCCGGATGCTGGGCACGGAGCAGTACAGCGTCTGGATCCTCATCGGCTCGATCACCGGGTACATGGCGCTCATGATCCTCGGTGTCCCTGCGGCCAGCGCGCGGTTCATGGCCAAGGCGGCGGCCGAGAAGGATCACGCAAAGCTCAACGACTACATCGCCAGCTTCGCCAGCCTGTACCTCCTGCTCGGCGCGATCTGCGTGGCGGTCGGGGTTGGCCTCTACTTCGCCCTCACCCGCCTCTTCGAGATCCCGGCGGAGTTCCAGTCGCACGCGCAGGCCGCCTTCGCGATCGTGATCGGCACCACCGCCGCCGGCTTCGTCCTCCAGCTCCCGTACGCGATCTTCTCGGCGCATCACGAGTTCGTTGGCTCCAACACGGTCCTCGCGACCACGACGCTCTTCCGCTTCGTCGCCACGTTCGCCCTCCTCCGCTGGTGGCCGAGCGTGATCGTGGTGGCCGCCATTCAGGGCGTGGCACTGGTGCTCGAGTTCGCGCTCGCCTGGGCCATGATCGGACGGAAGTACCCACACATCCGTTTGCGGTTCGGCGCCCTCCGCTGGACCACGCTCCGGGAGATCCTCGGGTTCAGCCTCTTCGTGATGGTGCTGAGCGTCGGGGCCCAGCTCAGCTACCAGACCGATGCCCTCGTGATCGGCCGGTTCCTCCACGTCGGGCAGATCGCGTTCTTCGCCGTCGCCAACAACCTCGCCCTCTACTACATCGAGTTCCTGGTCGGCATCGCCTCGGTGGTCATGCCCATGACGACCAGGCTCCAGACCGAGGGCAATCACGACGGCCTGCGCGAGCTCTTCCTCAAGTGGTCGAAGATCGCCCTCGGCCTCTCGATGATCGGCGGCCTCTTCCTCATCGTCCTCGGCCCGCGGTTCCTCGCCTGGTGGGTCGGACCGACCTTCGAGGAGCCCGCCGGACGCGTCCTGCAGATCCTCATGACCAGCTACCTGGTCTACCTGCCGGTCAGGGCCGTCTCGCAGCCCATGCTCATCGGGCTCGGCATGCCCAACAAGCCCGCCATGGGGTTCCTCGTCGCGGGCGTCAGCAATCTCATTCTGAGCATCACGCTTGCCCAGAAGTACGGCATCGCCGGCGTCGCACTCGGCACCGCGATCCCGAATGCGGCCTATGCCATCTACCTCGCGTCCGTCACCTGCCGTGCGATTCAACTGCCCTTCGCGACGTACTTCCGGTACGTGTATGGGCGGGCCGGCATCGCCGCCGTCCCCGTCATGGCAGTGCTCTACGCGTTCCGTGTCGGGTTGGATGCACGGACGTTTGTCGAGCTGGCCGTAGCGGGCACGACTTCTGCTGTTCTCTGCGTCGCTCTCTGGTTCGGCGTCATCGTTCGAGGCGATAAATACCTCGGAAACTCCTTTGCGCAGGTTCGCGCCCGGTTCGCTAAATGA
- a CDS encoding ferric reductase-like transmembrane domain-containing protein produces the protein MQRITWAWWALVAAVTLAWMTAEPALFTVTGFVPIRNLLVQYSGLLTIAVMSIAMVMAARPRWPEQRLGGLDKMYRLHKWLGITALVTALLHWMSSNAPKWASALGLLERGAHAPRVPHADPVERWLMEYRGAAESVGEWMFYASVLLIVVALVQRVPYRLFRRTHRILAACYLGLVCHSVVLTTFTYWRSPVGLLVVPLMAAGVVAATLVLSGRVATGRKVGGVIESMRYFAGVRTLDITVTVAEGWHGHEPGQFAFVTSDTTEGAHPYTFASAWTPSTRRMEFVVKELGDHTSHLRDTLHVGQPVTIEGPYGCFTFADDCPGQVWVGGGIGISPFLARMALLADPARRTGQSIHLFHATADEDPDAFAKLTADASAAGVHLHLLVDRRDGFLSGDRIRAAVPAWRGTSIWYCGPAALGTILRRDFAGAGLDVGARFHQELFALR, from the coding sequence ATGCAGCGAATCACGTGGGCGTGGTGGGCACTCGTCGCGGCGGTCACCCTCGCCTGGATGACCGCCGAGCCGGCGCTGTTCACCGTCACCGGGTTCGTGCCGATCCGCAACCTGCTCGTCCAGTACAGCGGCCTCCTCACGATCGCCGTCATGAGCATCGCGATGGTGATGGCGGCCCGACCGCGCTGGCCGGAACAGCGACTGGGTGGGCTCGACAAGATGTACCGGCTGCACAAGTGGCTCGGCATCACGGCCCTCGTCACGGCACTGCTGCACTGGATGTCCTCCAACGCGCCGAAATGGGCGAGCGCGCTGGGGCTGCTGGAGCGTGGCGCACACGCCCCGCGCGTGCCACACGCCGATCCGGTCGAGCGCTGGCTGATGGAGTATCGCGGTGCCGCCGAGTCGGTTGGCGAGTGGATGTTCTACGCATCGGTGCTGCTGATCGTCGTGGCCCTCGTGCAGCGTGTGCCCTACCGGCTCTTTCGCAGGACGCACCGCATCCTCGCGGCCTGCTATCTCGGGCTCGTCTGCCACTCCGTCGTGCTCACGACATTCACCTACTGGCGCTCGCCCGTGGGCCTGCTCGTCGTGCCGCTGATGGCAGCGGGTGTCGTGGCGGCGACGCTGGTGCTCAGCGGGCGCGTCGCGACCGGCCGCAAGGTCGGCGGGGTCATCGAGTCCATGCGCTACTTCGCCGGCGTGCGGACGCTCGACATCACCGTGACCGTGGCGGAGGGATGGCACGGGCACGAGCCGGGGCAGTTCGCATTCGTCACCTCCGACACCACCGAAGGGGCGCATCCCTACACCTTCGCGTCGGCCTGGACGCCCTCGACGCGACGGATGGAGTTCGTGGTCAAGGAGCTCGGTGACCACACCAGCCACCTGCGCGACACGCTCCACGTCGGCCAGCCCGTGACGATCGAGGGACCCTACGGGTGCTTCACCTTCGCGGATGACTGCCCCGGCCAAGTCTGGGTTGGCGGCGGGATCGGCATCTCACCGTTCCTGGCGCGCATGGCGCTCCTTGCCGACCCTGCGCGACGAACCGGCCAGTCGATCCACCTCTTTCACGCCACCGCGGACGAGGATCCCGACGCCTTCGCGAAGCTCACCGCGGATGCCAGCGCCGCAGGCGTCCACCTGCACCTGCTGGTCGACAGGCGCGATGGCTTCCTCAGCGGTGACAGGATCCGCGCCGCCGTGCCGGCATGGCGCGGCACGAGCATCTGGTACTGCGGGCCGGCGGCGCTTGGCACCATCCTGCGGCGCGACTTTGCCGGTGCCGGCCTGGATGTCGGTGCGCGCTTCCATCAGGAGCTCTTCGCGCTGCGGTGA
- a CDS encoding VOC family protein — protein MTKVTPFLMFNDQLDAAVAFYTATFPDSEIRNVARSGSDGPVTSAEFVVGGQSFMGFNGGSYFTFSNGVSFYVDCANQAEVDRYWDALVGAGATPMQCGWIQDPFGLTWQIVPRRFMELIRDTDPRRVQAVMAAMMTMEKLDVAALEHAADTA, from the coding sequence ATGACGAAGGTCACCCCCTTCCTGATGTTCAACGACCAGCTCGATGCGGCCGTGGCATTCTATACGGCCACCTTCCCGGACTCGGAGATCCGGAACGTTGCGCGCAGCGGGAGCGACGGCCCGGTGACGTCGGCCGAGTTCGTCGTCGGCGGGCAGTCCTTCATGGGGTTCAACGGCGGGTCGTACTTCACGTTCTCCAACGGCGTCTCGTTCTACGTGGATTGCGCGAACCAGGCCGAGGTGGACCGGTACTGGGACGCACTCGTCGGGGCCGGTGCGACACCGATGCAGTGTGGGTGGATCCAGGACCCGTTCGGCCTCACCTGGCAGATCGTGCCGCGACGCTTCATGGAGCTGATCCGCGACACGGACCCGCGACGTGTGCAGGCGGTGATGGCCGCGATGATGACGATGGAGAAGCTGGATGTCGCGGCGCTCGAACACGCGGCCGACACGGCGTGA
- a CDS encoding alkylmercury lyase family protein → MPLTPGVVHATIARHFLSHGTAPSIAVLAETLGVAVAVMAEALRALADDHGVVLHPVSGEIWAMHPFSAAPTAFWVESGGRGWWGNCAWCSLGIVALLRADATITTSLGGECTQVVLQVRDGAVTPAGYCVHFPIPMARAWDNVTYTCSTMLVFASSSAVDAWCARHAMPRGDVQALDVVWAFAQAWYGRHLDPTWTKWTTEEARTLFDRFGFTGPTWALPVTEERF, encoded by the coding sequence ATGCCCCTCACACCCGGTGTCGTCCACGCCACGATTGCCCGTCACTTCCTGTCCCACGGCACCGCGCCGTCGATCGCGGTGCTCGCCGAGACACTGGGGGTTGCGGTGGCGGTGATGGCGGAGGCATTGCGGGCCCTCGCGGACGATCACGGCGTCGTGCTGCATCCGGTGAGCGGCGAAATCTGGGCGATGCATCCATTCTCGGCCGCACCGACGGCGTTCTGGGTGGAGAGCGGCGGACGCGGCTGGTGGGGCAACTGTGCGTGGTGTTCGCTCGGGATTGTCGCATTGCTGCGGGCGGACGCCACGATCACCACGTCGCTCGGCGGCGAGTGCACGCAGGTCGTACTGCAGGTCCGCGACGGCGCGGTGACACCCGCGGGCTACTGCGTGCACTTCCCCATCCCCATGGCGCGCGCGTGGGACAACGTGACGTACACGTGCAGTACCATGCTCGTCTTCGCGTCGAGCAGTGCGGTGGACGCGTGGTGTGCCCGGCACGCGATGCCGCGAGGGGATGTGCAGGCACTCGACGTGGTGTGGGCGTTTGCACAGGCGTGGTACGGGCGTCATCTCGATCCGACCTGGACCAAGTGGACCACGGAGGAGGCACGAACCCTGTTCGACCGTTTCGGGTTCACGGGCCCGACCTGGGCGCTGCCGGTCACGGAGGAGCGCTTCTAA
- a CDS encoding CHAT domain-containing protein yields the protein MSASFGSGRSTHPTLADAEALGARARALMSTDDYAAAVPCAEQALTIAHELLEPDDARRIDLLRTVAICYCLSGREPDSLQYFAESVRILSLGTGGPDPRLVADTFIIADLFLKAGEVDHAAPYLTRFIESSRQLDGGMHDAYPGAVRALVDHHLSASGIRAAEAVLDEHMATVAVRVGEDSAFHHHMLTQYTFVLEACGRYADGQSAATQLVTLSESLFGRGSAECVSALGRLASLCRALGQLHAAQGHAISAIAICLETPELGEASLANALWESAEISVAMADIQEAERQFRQAIEIFRTVPGRADNLAQALNGLGNLHRQTGHLADAMMALSEARDLYAADGVHSLAYGQVLSEMAAVHLAGDQCAEAERLMRASLDVIEGAVGTAHPAYARSLRDLGVIQLASGDRAAARITFEAALPALRAALGEHHPLFANHLHGLGDLNRLEGHLADAEPQLTRALEMMRHTVRGTDHRIRTALRSLAGLYAATDRTALAIQLTLEALDGELEMVCQLFALTAQDERSRLLAQESALDALLTLVSRQDPQDAAAVNATVDHVLRRKGMGVEALSAERSTIHAGNHPAQAEALLALRTLRERIAQLALAGPGQEGLEVHTRLLTELEAQRTTQEIALSRDVPELALAARLRTADVAAVRAALPAGSALVEFVQFAPVDLARESREAPRLLAFVLVAGTVGRVPLHDLGVVEPIEAQLAGLRTSVTGNGETRDVLEEEDVSGPEQGGGTARSAAAGAWLRAALFDPLRPDLGEIRRLFISADGALNRLPFEILPTAAGRRLIDDYTISYVGAGRDVLRFGIARSGVATRPIVLADPDFDLSLSPTAPVTSNASEASARRGSLSFGRLPGTRREGEQVGALLGASCHFGADAVERVIKACHSPRILHLATHGFFLPDREDAPDDGAPVARLMGRLRNPMLRSGLALAGANTWLARGQLPGAAEDALLNGEDVSGLDLTATELVVLSACETGLGDYQAGEGVFGLRRAFVLAGAATLIVSLWPVPDRQTQELMCDFYRRLQQGTPRAEALRDAQLALKVAYPDPRFWGAFICVGDPAAMPAPPTGRS from the coding sequence GTGAGCGCCTCCTTCGGGTCCGGCCGGTCCACGCACCCGACGCTCGCCGACGCCGAGGCGCTCGGGGCCCGTGCCCGCGCGCTCATGTCGACGGATGATTACGCGGCAGCCGTCCCCTGCGCCGAGCAGGCCCTCACCATCGCGCACGAGCTGCTCGAGCCGGACGACGCGCGCCGCATCGATCTCCTGCGCACCGTCGCGATCTGCTACTGCCTCTCCGGCCGCGAACCCGACTCGCTCCAGTACTTCGCCGAGTCCGTCCGCATCCTGTCGCTCGGCACCGGTGGCCCCGACCCACGTCTCGTCGCGGATACATTCATCATCGCCGACCTGTTCCTGAAGGCGGGGGAGGTCGATCACGCCGCGCCCTACCTGACCCGGTTCATCGAGAGTTCGCGCCAGCTCGACGGCGGCATGCATGACGCCTACCCCGGCGCGGTCCGGGCGCTGGTCGACCACCACCTCTCGGCGTCAGGGATCAGGGCCGCGGAGGCAGTGCTCGACGAGCACATGGCCACGGTGGCGGTCCGGGTGGGAGAGGACTCCGCGTTCCACCACCACATGCTCACGCAGTACACCTTCGTGCTCGAGGCTTGCGGACGCTATGCGGACGGGCAGTCAGCCGCGACGCAGCTGGTGACGCTGTCGGAGTCGCTCTTCGGACGGGGGTCAGCCGAGTGCGTCTCCGCGCTCGGCCGGCTGGCATCGCTGTGCCGTGCGCTCGGGCAGCTTCACGCGGCCCAGGGACATGCCATCAGCGCGATTGCCATCTGCCTCGAGACACCGGAACTCGGCGAGGCCTCGCTGGCCAATGCGCTGTGGGAGTCGGCGGAGATCAGTGTCGCGATGGCTGACATCCAGGAGGCAGAACGGCAGTTCCGGCAGGCGATCGAGATCTTCCGGACAGTCCCTGGGCGTGCCGACAACCTGGCCCAGGCCCTCAACGGACTCGGCAACCTGCACCGGCAGACAGGACATCTCGCAGACGCGATGATGGCACTGTCCGAGGCCCGCGACCTCTACGCCGCGGACGGCGTGCACTCGCTCGCGTACGGCCAGGTGCTCAGCGAGATGGCGGCCGTGCACCTCGCGGGCGACCAGTGTGCAGAAGCCGAGCGACTGATGCGCGCGTCGCTCGACGTGATCGAGGGAGCGGTCGGGACGGCGCATCCGGCCTACGCGCGCTCGTTGCGCGATCTCGGCGTGATCCAGCTGGCGAGTGGGGACCGGGCGGCGGCACGCATCACGTTCGAGGCCGCCTTGCCGGCCCTGCGCGCGGCGCTCGGCGAGCACCATCCTCTCTTCGCCAACCACCTCCATGGCCTGGGTGACCTGAACCGCCTGGAAGGTCACCTCGCCGACGCCGAGCCGCAGCTCACGCGTGCGCTCGAGATGATGCGCCACACGGTGCGCGGAACGGACCACAGGATCCGGACGGCCCTGCGCAGCCTCGCTGGCCTCTACGCGGCGACGGATCGCACCGCACTGGCCATCCAGCTCACGCTCGAGGCACTCGACGGCGAGCTCGAGATGGTCTGCCAGCTCTTTGCACTCACGGCACAGGACGAGCGCAGTCGGCTGCTCGCGCAGGAGTCGGCGCTGGATGCGCTGCTGACACTCGTCTCCCGGCAGGACCCGCAGGATGCGGCCGCGGTGAACGCCACGGTCGATCACGTGCTGCGCCGCAAGGGCATGGGCGTGGAGGCGCTGAGCGCGGAGCGGAGCACGATTCACGCCGGCAATCATCCAGCGCAGGCGGAGGCACTGCTCGCATTGCGCACGTTGCGCGAGCGCATCGCGCAGCTCGCGCTGGCAGGCCCGGGTCAGGAAGGCCTCGAGGTGCACACACGCCTGCTGACGGAGCTGGAGGCGCAGCGCACCACTCAGGAGATCGCGCTCTCGCGTGACGTGCCCGAACTGGCGCTCGCGGCCAGGCTTCGCACCGCCGATGTTGCCGCGGTCCGTGCCGCGCTCCCCGCAGGGTCGGCGCTGGTCGAGTTCGTGCAGTTCGCGCCGGTCGACCTGGCGAGGGAATCGCGTGAGGCGCCGCGCCTGCTGGCCTTCGTGCTCGTCGCCGGCACCGTGGGCCGCGTGCCACTGCACGATCTCGGCGTCGTGGAGCCGATCGAGGCGCAGCTTGCCGGCCTGCGCACGTCGGTGACCGGGAATGGCGAGACGCGCGACGTCCTCGAGGAGGAGGACGTGAGTGGGCCGGAACAGGGAGGGGGCACCGCCCGGTCCGCCGCAGCGGGTGCGTGGCTCCGCGCCGCACTCTTCGATCCACTGCGGCCGGACCTGGGTGAGATCCGTCGTCTCTTCATCTCGGCCGACGGTGCCCTGAACCGCCTCCCGTTCGAGATCCTTCCGACGGCAGCAGGTCGGCGCCTGATCGACGACTACACAATCAGTTACGTCGGTGCGGGTCGCGACGTGCTGCGATTCGGCATCGCGCGCTCCGGTGTGGCGACTCGACCGATCGTGCTCGCCGATCCGGACTTCGACCTGTCGCTGTCGCCGACTGCACCCGTCACCAGCAACGCCTCCGAGGCATCGGCCAGGCGCGGCAGCCTGTCGTTCGGTCGCCTGCCAGGCACGCGCCGTGAGGGTGAGCAGGTTGGCGCACTGCTTGGTGCGTCGTGCCACTTCGGCGCCGATGCGGTGGAACGCGTGATCAAGGCGTGCCACTCGCCGCGTATCCTGCACCTCGCCACCCACGGCTTCTTCCTGCCGGATCGCGAGGATGCGCCAGACGACGGCGCCCCGGTGGCACGGCTCATGGGCAGGCTGCGCAACCCGATGCTTCGCTCCGGCCTGGCGCTGGCCGGGGCGAACACGTGGCTGGCCCGCGGCCAGTTGCCCGGTGCGGCGGAGGATGCACTGCTGAATGGCGAGGACGTCTCGGGCCTCGACCTGACGGCAACGGAGCTGGTGGTGCTCTCGGCGTGTGAGACAGGTCTCGGTGACTACCAGGCCGGCGAAGGGGTGTTCGGGCTGCGCCGCGCCTTCGTGCTGGCGGGCGCCGCGACGCTCATCGTCAGTCTCTGGCCGGTGCCGGACCGGCAGACGCAGGAGCTGATGTGCGACTTCTACCGGCGCCTGCAGCAGGGCACGCCGCGGGCAGAGGCGTTGCGTGACGCGCAGCTGGCGCTGAAGGTCGCGTATCCTGATCCGCGCTTCTGGGGTGCCTTCATCTGCGTTGGGGATCCGGCAGCCATGCCCGCGCCTCCGACGGGCAGGTCGTAG
- a CDS encoding DUF4440 domain-containing protein, with protein MRPVLGVLGVMVLAAGCAHSRPRDAHLPAREALAATSVAIRAAFARGDVDGIMAYHHPDVVKALSAGPLLEGSTAVRANLVATLGEFRLEFVENRTESLVITGETATELAVFTIRGTPKAGGTSFVSRGRAMVVYVRSTASPSGWASIRELIQPGAP; from the coding sequence ATGCGACCAGTCCTCGGCGTGCTCGGCGTGATGGTGCTCGCGGCGGGTTGCGCGCATTCCCGGCCGCGGGACGCGCACCTGCCGGCCCGCGAGGCGCTTGCCGCGACGAGTGTCGCGATCCGCGCGGCGTTCGCGCGCGGTGATGTCGATGGCATCATGGCGTATCATCACCCCGATGTGGTGAAGGCCCTCAGCGCCGGGCCGCTGCTCGAGGGCAGCACTGCGGTGCGTGCGAACCTCGTCGCAACGCTCGGGGAGTTTCGCCTGGAGTTCGTGGAGAACCGCACCGAGAGCCTCGTGATCACGGGCGAGACGGCGACGGAGCTGGCGGTGTTCACGATTCGTGGGACGCCGAAGGCAGGTGGCACGTCCTTCGTGTCGCGCGGCCGCGCCATGGTGGTGTACGTGCGCTCGACCGCAAGTCCGTCCGGGTGGGCGTCAATCCGGGAGCTCATCCAACCCGGCGCGCCATAG
- a CDS encoding beta-lactamase family protein, producing MYAEQYTPSIDPVDRDTRFPLASMSKWFTAYAVMQLLEAGRVDLDAPVTAHLRQWQLPAGPFDARQVTIRRLLSHTAGLTDGLGFGDYLPSEGRLRPGAGAVRCRCQRAAATGGPRSHAAPARPQVRARHPGAWRGALRPDGQRRVRVRPRWRQRTSHQHVDADQPGQWRCRDRAGHRAPHAGFRDRQ from the coding sequence GTGTATGCCGAGCAGTACACACCGTCCATCGATCCGGTGGATCGGGACACCCGATTTCCGCTGGCGTCGATGAGCAAGTGGTTCACCGCCTACGCCGTGATGCAGTTGCTGGAGGCGGGCCGGGTGGACCTGGATGCGCCGGTGACGGCCCATCTCAGGCAGTGGCAACTCCCGGCTGGGCCGTTCGACGCACGGCAGGTCACGATCCGCCGGTTGTTGTCACACACGGCCGGGTTGACGGATGGACTGGGCTTCGGCGACTACCTGCCCAGCGAGGGTCGCCTTCGCCCAGGCGCAGGTGCGGTCCGATGCCGGTGCCAGCGTGCTGCTGCAACGGGCGGCCCTCGATCGCATGCGGCTCCCGCACGGCCGCAAGTTCGGGCTCGACATCCGGGGGCTTGGCGTGGCGCTTTACGCCCCGACGGCCAGCGGCGCGTTCGTGTACGGCCACGATGGCGCCAACGCACCAGCCATCAACACGTCGATGCGGATCAACCCGGACAATGGAGATGCCGTGATCGTGCTGGTCACAGGGCACCCCACGCTGGCTTCCGCGATCGGCAGTGA